In the genome of Mastomys coucha isolate ucsf_1 unplaced genomic scaffold, UCSF_Mcou_1 pScaffold21, whole genome shotgun sequence, the window GATAAGCTCGATcaagatattaaaaaagaagctgagcaaggagtgaatacctttaatccaagcactcatgAGGCAAATGCATGTGAActttagtgagttcaaggccagtataaTCCACACAGCAAGTTAGCTAGGACTAAATAGTGAAaatatctcaaaagaagaaagaaaagaagagaagaaaaagatagaagaaaggaggaggaagaagaggagtaacaggaggaggaggaagaagactaagaagaagaagaagaagtttaaATGGGTGGGTCGTGTTGTGcatttcttaaatgtttgaaCAAAGGGACAGAGTCAGGCAGCTCTCTCCACCTTTGAGCACAGTCTGATCTATTtggtgagatcctatctcaagcaAAGCAAAGATTAAAAAGGGAAATAGCAAATAACATCAGGAATGAAGGCAAGAACTTCACTCAGTCCCAATAGTCAAAGAACAGCAAGAGAGGATAAACACCTTCCTATGATGGAAATGAACACTGGCCAATCAAGTGCATTAGGACAATATTTCACTAgtactaaatttttttttcaatgcatgGAAAGAGGAAGCTTTCTTCTTAACTGTCTCTGGGAGACCAGAATTACCTCACTCAACAATAAACTTATTTGTAGATGATTACCCTTCATCAAAGTATACATAAAAAGCCATTAGCATTTTAGAAAATCCCAGATAACCAAAGAGGACTGTGCACCAGATGGAGAAACTCTGGGGTTTTTTAATCTGTAGAAAGAAGCATGGTGGAATAGCCTACTGTGACCCACATGTGTAGCCAGGAGAGTTAGGTCACAGCATCTTCATAGTCTCTAGACCACCCTTATGTCCCAGAAGTCAGGAGGCATCCTTCAGAAGCAAGCTCTGGCTAGATACTGGTGAGGTGGAGGCCTGGGCCACAGACATCAGGCCTCAGTCTATGCAAGATGGCCTCCTAATGTGCTGTTTGGTTTGAATCTGGTTTCTTGTGTCCTCTAAGAGTTCCTGTGCTGGAAACTTAGTTCCCATCTAGATCTCAAGATATGAAGTGGTGGAGATGCAGGAGACAACCAGAAAGGTGATTAGGTCTCTGGGGTGTGGCCATGGGAAGGGACAAATGCTATAGACTGCGTGAGTGctagagaccacacacacacacacttacttggCCACATGACTCATGCTATTTTCTGTCTCTCAGCTGGTGAGGAGGTCCTCAACAAAGGCTTAAAAATGAAGCTGCGGGACTTTGGTCCTGGAGCCTTCAAAATGAttagattttctttataaatactcAGCCATGGTTATTTTATCAAGCCTTATGAAAAAGAATACTACATTTTACTCTTTTCAGAGCATGCCCTATAATGAGAGAGCCTGCACCTGCTGGgccttccatagcctctgcataATGAGGAACCTAAGTACATTCTTCTGGGTATGCCTGGTGGTGTGAGCCTGGGACCCATGTGAGGACATGGCTCCTTGATGGAGCAGTAAGGCACATGGCCTTAGAACTGGCCATGAGGTAACTATTTGGTGACTGGTGTGGGAAAGAACTTCCTGCCATGTCCACAGAGCAGAGCCACAGGAGAGGTCCTAAAGTTCTAGGACCCTGGGTCCCCACCCCGTGTAGCACCCGGTGGGGAAGTAACTGGGTTCAGAACTGGGTAGTTGGCATTAGGATAGACTGAGTTCAGGTTCTGGCCAGGtcccacactgatttccagtCTGAACTTCTGTTCACTGTGAGAGGTGGGAAGCCTCACCACAGCCCTGGAAatagatacttttatttttgatttctagatgggacacactgtgacacacagacactgcacaACTGGCTCATGTTTCCAGTACCGGGGAGCAGAGACAGATTCTGCTATTTAGAGCTTGTGTGGTCCTCAACAGACCCTTGGTATCCCTGGTCCTACTCAGTTCCTTGTTCCTGAGGAGTTCAGTCTGGGAGGTCATGTATTTGCCCTGTGGACCCTGTCCCATGAAAGTGGCAGACACTCTGGTGTAGTGACTATGGTCTCTTAGCATTCTCTAATGCATTCTGCAGGGCATTATGGAAGCACCACAACTGAGCGGTGGCACTTCAAAGTCCCACCAGTTGTCCCTGCAATATCCTTCAACCCAAACAGACCCAACCTCGAATCCAAAAATCTAGGCTCCTCTGTGAATTGCAAGGCTTTTATTGTTGGATTCCTGTACTTAGACACCTGAGGAGAAGGGGGAGCGTTTGCTGTATCTATGCAGGTGAGCAGGCAAGTGGCCTCCTTGGGAGCAATGACGTAACCATCAACAAAGGGGGTTGGCTTCTATTTTTTCCTGCAAAGAGAAAGCCAAGTGAGGCCTCAGAGATCAAGGAGACCTATTGCTGCAATGACCATGCATGGAGACACCTCCTGGAAGGACCTGCAGCTGGTTTGCAGCTGCTCTTCGGTCTGACCAGGACCATGGAGCCTGACCAGGAGTCCCCAACCTGTTGAGACAAGCTTTGTAAAGAGCCTTCAACCAGACAGATGGGAGGAGCCACCTTGAGAGACACCAAAGGCACAAGGAGGACACAATGGGGAGAAGCTGACAGCACTCCCTGTGAGCCTGTGGGCATCTGGGGCCCCACAAGGAAACTGACTCCTCTCACATGATGAGGATGACCCTCAGATATCTGCCGCCGAGGCAATGACTTATCCCACCAGTTCTAGCGACAAGAGGGGGTTCACTTTAATTCTACCCTCGAATGCCCCAGGCCTGGCATCCACACAGTGGCCTTAGAGGTTCAGAGAACTGGAAAACATATGACTGTTTTGGAGCTGGTGTGGTAGGCTTGTAAAGTTAGGATAAAAGACCCAGGCTGGAGAAGGGTGCCAGGCCCCAAGCTTGTGCACCTAGACTTGGGAGGCTGTGTCAGGAAGGCTGATGGAGGCTAAAATCAGGCAGGGATCTAGTGTGACTTGGCTGAGCTGAGCAGCCAGGCCCAGCTTAGGCAGCCTGAGggtcccttcctcccctttctcccgtCATCTTCAATCATGTGTGTCACATTTCTGCATTCACAGAGAAGTTTCAGTGGTAGGAGGCGGAGCACAAGCCTTGCCCCTAGCCTGGCACTTAGCGACTCACGATGAAAGTGGATGCGTGTGCCTTGTCTTCCTCTGTCAATGTGCTATCGACACATTGCTTGAGTTTTTCAGCATTTTCCACTATGGCAGGgtcatctttgtattttttcacaTACTCAACATACTCTTCTGGGGTCCCATAAAGAAATAGACGAACATCCTCTTTTATAGCTGGGCAAATGCCACAATCTGGAACACAAAGACAAGGTGACCCTCCCTTGAAAGACAGGCATCAGTACATCCTAGGGGATAGAGGGTATGAGATCTGGAGAGCCTGCATCCCTGACCCCCACACAGTAATACCCACCTCCCCCTGAAGTCAGGAGCAGGGCAGCCCCAAGCAGCAAGACAGCATCAGTGAGCTTCATGGTGATGGTGGCAGGTGCTCCTACCCAGCCTGGTCCCCTTTTATACCTGCCCTGGTCTACTCAGTGGGCAGGGAGGGGCCATGTCTGAGCCTCTCCAGGCTCAACCCAGGACATATCTTGGAACTTCTTGAGGGTGTGTGTTTGCGTCATTGGGAGATACTTATTTTGGCAAGATCCTGGTCAACAACCTGGCTCAGCCTGGTCCCATTCTTAGTGATCTTCTTAGGTCACTTGTCATTTGACAGTCAAAGGAAAAAAGTTGGCTAGGGGGAGGGTGCAATAGTCACTCAACTGAACCTCCAGAGTGAGGCCTGTGTCCCCCGTCACATTGGGAACCTCAATGTTTAGTTAAGAGCCTTACTTACAGTCAGTGTCTAGACAAGCCAGACTTCAGACCACTGACCATGCGACCCCTGCCCTGTCTGTGTCCTGCCCCTATCTTCCATTTGCTTTGTGGCTTCTCTTGAACAAGTCTCTACAACCCAAGCTTCTCCTGCTGTTGTAGGCATCCTTCAACTtgacctttttgttgttgttggttggttttttgagatagggtctctgtacacagcccaggctgtcctggaattatggagaccaggttagccttgaactcaaagacatCTTCGTGCAATTTTGAATATTCCACAGCAACCCTGCAAAAACTAGAGTCCAATGTTGACTAGTTTCCCGAGCTCCTGAAGGCTCAGCATCAGTCCATCTGTTCCAGTGTGTCCAGCCGAGCTTTGCTACCACAGAATTCCAGATGACCCTTCAACCATCTCTCCGTGGGCCAGAAGGGGAGTATCCCCCACTGCAGGGGCACAGAGGAGGGAATGTTGTGAAGAATGCTAATAGACAAGGCTGTGGTAGGTTCCCTGCTCCTCCCACCTAAGAAAGCAGACTGCTTAAGCCCATTCACTCAGCCAGGAGACACACTGGAGCTGTCCCCCTCTCCTGGTATTTTAGGCCTAATGAAAGACTGCCCTTGATAGGTCGTTTTTCCCACTTTCAGAAGTGTGCGCTGAACAGACTGCTATGGAGGAGGTTGAAGACAGCAGAGCAAAGCCTGAGGCAGGGGTGTGATGGCTGAGTGGTCAGCAGGCTTAGCTGTGAAATAGGCCAAGCACTTCAAAGCTGCTGACATGTGGTAGCTGATACATTTGACAGGGGTGTAGGGCAGGAGATGGTAGGTTCATGGGATGAAGAGAGGGCAGGGGCAGACTCTGAGAAAGGATAAAAGGGATCCAGAGGACAGAAACTTTAGGCCCTGTTTTCCAGAAGGGGTCTAGAGAGCTGTGCAGTCTTTGGAGACTCCACCAGGCTCTAGAGCCACCCCACTACAGAGTGCCAAGGAGGCCTGGTTTCCTCTCCATGCTGTGGAGGAGGCTACAGCACAGGTAGGCCTCTGGATCCCATGGTAGTGTGAAGACTGCTCACCAGAGGGTACCactgctgcctctacctcctgccaGCTGTTGGGGTTGGCCTCCTGCTGCTGTGTATTCAAATGCCAAGTACTGGACCCCCACATCTGGACTTTCCCCACCTTCTGACTCTTCGGTAATCTGGTAAGCAAATTCTGACATACGTCAAATGTTGCTTTGTCAATTATGCTCATCTTTTTTTCTCACTGGTTAAAAAAATGTGGCTTCCAGACAATACTGGAGAGAAGAGGGATatcctagcctttttttttttcaattagatgttttctttatttataatatctcctttcccaggttcccctccaaaaaaagaaaaataacataaaaNNNNNNNNNNNNNNNNNNNNNNNNNNNNNNNNNNNNNNNNNNNNNNNNNNNNNNNNNNNNNNNNNNcccctacactggggcacagaaccttcacagggccaaaggcctctcct includes:
- the LOC116102007 gene encoding major allergen I polypeptide chain 1-like, which translates into the protein MKLTDAVLLLGAALLLTSGGDCGICPAIKEDVRLFLYGTPEEYVEYVKKYKDDPAIVENAEKLKQCVDSTLTEEDKAHASTFIEKIEANPLC